The DNA region CTAACTTTTTACTAATTTAGTTCTCTGCGGAAAATCATTGCTGATTTTCCGTAACAAACAATACACAATCACGTTAGGCAACATTAGAAAATGAAGATAAACCAAAATCAACCAACAGCTTACGACATCGTTTTTCCTGTTTTTGGAGGGAATAAAACTGAAAACGGAAATTTTGAACCGATAAACATTTTTGGAACTGCCTTTTACATTAAAAACAATTTCTACATTACTTGTGCTCATACAATCAAAAATGCAAATGAATATGAGATTATGGCACTTGGTTTTCAGAATGAAAATGGAACTTTAAGTTTTACCGAAGTTCAAAAAAGTGAAATATTTGAAGAAAATGATTCTGGAATTTTAATTGCAAACATTGCCAGAGCAAAGGCTTATCCTTGGCTAAAAACTAAACTTGCGATGCTAAATAATGTTGTAAGCACAGGATATGCTTATGGATTTGATAATGCAAATTCTGAAGTATTAATTAGAAGCTACAAAGGCCATATCACTTTAGTTGGCTATTATCATAAATTCCCGAAGAAACCTGCACACTATGAACTCTCTTATATGTGTCCGAGAGGAATTTCGGGAGCACCTTTAATTTACATTCATAATAATCAGCCATTTATTTGTGGATTTACAATTGGTAATGAAAGAACAAGCATTGTAATATGGAGCAATAAAGAACAGGATATAGAAAATAATAAAACTTCTGAATATGTACTTGAAGAAGCACTTCATAGAGGAATAGCTCTTCAAGCTGAAAGCTTTCTGGAATTGCAATCTGAAATTCTTGAAATGAGTATTGGAGAATATTTGGAAAAGGAAAATTTAATAAAATAACGTTGCCTAACAACGTGTATAATTCATTGCTAGTACTCGCCTACTTACGAAAATCCTCGCGGATTTTCTATTCGGTTTGTATTTGCTAATTTAGTTGCTGAAATACGCAACGAAATCATACACAAACACGTTAGCCCTAATTACCACAAAACCCATCGAAAATTGAATGAGTAAAGAACAAATTATAAAAAGGCTTAACGAAATAACTTCAAATTTCAACTTTATATATGTTCTTTCAGCAATTGTTTTAAGAGATTTTTGTGGAACTCTCAACGAACTCGCTTCGAAAAATGTTCAAGAACACTTCAATAATAATGAGGTTAGATTTCTTATGGGATTATGGATAAGAAATTGGAATCCAAACAAAGCGTATGAATACAATGATGAAATAAAAATATTTGATGAAGTTTATGAATTAATGGAGCAACTTCATTACACATTTATACCTGATATTTCGAAAATGATAGAAAGTCCATCAAAAAGTCCTTTTGACTTTTTTAACAATGGTTTATTCTTTCAAGAAACAATGTTTTATTCTGGAACTGGCGCGTACGACTATCAATATACAAAGTGGGTTTCAGAAAAATATAAATATGATAAAGAATGGCTTCAAAAAGAAAAGTCAATAAACCTTGATATTCTATCCGACTTTTATCATTCAATAAAAACTCTTCAACAAACTAAATTAAACAAATTAAAGTTCGACTCTGAAAAAACTTATAAATCTAAATTACTAGATGTTTTCACTTTAACAACTGAAGATATAATCAAAAAGAATAAAGAGTTTTTAGGAATTCTCGAAAACTTTACACTTGATTTAACACAACCTCAAAATCAAAATTTCTCGGATATTGGTGATTTCAATATTCTGTCAGAAAAACCAATAATTAAATTACCAAACGGTAATTTATTCATTCCTGTTCCGTATGATTTATCAGAAGCAATTTATGAATCACCATTCTATTGGATGAATCTTGATAAAAAGTATTCTTCCAAAGCATTATACAACAGAGGAGAAATTGCAGAAGAAATCACACTAAATATTATTAAAAATGTGTTCGGCAAATCGAACACTCTAAAGAATTTAATAATAAAGAAGACCAAAAGTACAATGGTCACAGATATTGATATTCTAGCATTTTTAAACGACAAGGCAATAATCTTTCAAGTTAAGTCTAAAAAGTTAACGGCTTTATCAAAAAAAGGAAATCTAAATTCAATACAGAATGATTTCAAAAAGGCTGTTAAAGATGCATATGAGC from Mesoflavibacter profundi includes:
- a CDS encoding YecA family protein gives rise to the protein MSKEQIIKRLNEITSNFNFIYVLSAIVLRDFCGTLNELASKNVQEHFNNNEVRFLMGLWIRNWNPNKAYEYNDEIKIFDEVYELMEQLHYTFIPDISKMIESPSKSPFDFFNNGLFFQETMFYSGTGAYDYQYTKWVSEKYKYDKEWLQKEKSINLDILSDFYHSIKTLQQTKLNKLKFDSEKTYKSKLLDVFTLTTEDIIKKNKEFLGILENFTLDLTQPQNQNFSDIGDFNILSEKPIIKLPNGNLFIPVPYDLSEAIYESPFYWMNLDKKYSSKALYNRGEIAEEITLNIIKNVFGKSNTLKNLIIKKTKSTMVTDIDILAFLNDKAIIFQVKSKKLTALSKKGNLNSIQNDFKKAVKDAYEQGLTASKCLSSPNDFIFELKDNPDYNFDLNINKCFIVTIVLDDYPSITHQTHILLGEEYEEFPVALNVFDLEVVAKYLNTAEKFIDYIERRIKYSQYFKADNELGFLGFHLKKGLQKFPNSNMVALDNTWAQFFDKDYYGEISGVKKIQENLRKKIGRNERCPCGSGIKYKKCHGKNN